One Myxocyprinus asiaticus isolate MX2 ecotype Aquarium Trade chromosome 20, UBuf_Myxa_2, whole genome shotgun sequence genomic region harbors:
- the nkx2.2a gene encoding homeobox protein Nkx-2.2a, which yields MPQKMSLTNTKTGFSVKDILDLPDTNDEEGSITGTEEDTEGSEATKTPGVLVQSPLENVQNLPLKNPFYDNSDNPYTRWLATTDSIQYSLHGLSANSQDSSAKSPEPSADESPDNDKETSSNGSDSGKKRKRRVLFSKAQTYELERRFRQQRYLSAPEREHLASLIRLTPTQVKIWFQNHRYKMKRARAEKGMEVTHLPSPRRVAVPVLVRDGKPCHTLKAQDLAATFQAGIPFSAYSAQSLQHMQYNAHYSAASTPQFPAAHHLVQTQQWTW from the exons ATGCCCCAGAAAATGTCGCtgaccaacacaaagacaggcTTTTCAGTGAAAGACATTTTGGACCTCCCTGACACGAACGATGAAGAAGGATCTATCACCGGGACTGAGGAAGATACGGAGGGATCTGAGGCGACCAAAACGCCTGGAGTGTTAGTGCAAAGTCCTTTAGAGAACGTTCAAAACCTGCCTTTAAAGAATCCATTCTATGATAATAGCGACAATCCTTACACCAGATGGCTCGCAACTACGGACAGCATCCAATACTCGT TACACGGACTATCCGCAAACTCTCAAGACTCGTCTGCAAAATCTCCGGAACCTTCAGCAGACGAATCGCCGGACAATGACAAAGAAACTTCAAGCAACGGCAGCGACTCTGGTAAGAAGCGCAAAAGGAGGGTGCTCTTTTCCAAGGCGCAAACTTACGAACTCGAGCGTCGCTTTCGGCAACAGAGATACCTGTCAGCGCCGGAGAGGGAGCATCTCGCTAGTTTGATCCGACTGACCCCAACCCAAGTGAAAATCTGGTTCCAGAACCACAGGTACAAAATGAAGAGAGCCCGGGCGGAGAAAGGTATGGAAGTGACCCATCTCCCTTCTCCTAGGCGGGTGGCCGTGCCTGTGTTAGTCAGAGATGGTAAACCATGCCATACGCTAAAAGCTCAGGACTTGGCAGCCACTTTTCAGGCTGGAATTCCATTCTCTGCGTATAGCGCCCAGTCTCTCCAGCACATGCAATATAACGCGCATTACAGCGCCGCCAGCACACCACAGTTCCCCGCAGCACACCACTTGGTACAAACGCAACAGTGGACTTGGTGA